The DNA region CTCTGCGCGGAGGGCGTATATCCAAAAAATATTTGACCTCCGGGCGGGGCGAGCCTGACGCTGCCACGGCCCAGAAGAGCATTTTTGAAGGGAAGGGCGCTGCCTCGGCCAAATGCCGCGGAAAGCGCCCTTCTTCTTGACAAGGACCCGCTGCCGCAACAAATATGGCGGCCTCGTAAACGCACCGGACCAAGCCCACAGACACACACATGTTCTCAAGCTACCTGCAATACCTCATCTCCGGCCTCACGGTCGGCGCCACCTACGGCCTCACCGGGCTTGGCTTCACCATTATTTTCAACACCACCGGCATCATCAACTTCGCCCAGGGCGAGTTCGTGATGCTGGGCGGCATGCTCGCCGTGTTCCTGTACGCCTCGGGCATTCCGCTGCCCCTGGCCCTGCTGGGCGCTATCGTCGCCACCACCATCGTGGGCGCGCTCATGGAGCGCCTCACCATCCGACCGGTCAAGGGCGGCTCCTCCATCCAGCTGATCATCATCACCATCGGCGTCTCCATCGTCATCCGCGGCATTGTCATGCTCACACTGGGCAAGGACACCTTCGCCCTGCCGCACTTTTCCGGCGAGACGCCCATCGCCCTGGCCGGCGCGTCCTTCATGCCGCAGAGCGTCTGGATTCTGGCCATCACCGGGCTGATCCTCGCGGCGCTGCGCTACTTCTTCAAACGGACGCTGTTCGGCAAGGCCATGCTCGCCTGCTCCTTTGATCGCAAGGCCGCCTACCTGGTGGGCGTCAGCGTGGAGCGCATGGTGCTGTTCTCATTCATGCTTTCGGCTTTCGTGGGGGCCGTGGGCGGCATCATCCTTGCGCCGCTCACTCTCACCTCCTACGACCGGGGCATCATGCTGGGGCTCAAAGGCTTTGCCGCATGCATTCTGGGTGGGCTGGGCAACCCCTTCGGTGCGGCGGCCGGCGGGCTGATCATCGGCGTGCTGGAGTCCTTCGGCGCCGGGCTCATTTCCTCCGGCTACAAGGACGCCTTCGCCTTCATCGTGCTGCTGCTCCTGCTCTTCGTCAAACCCTCGGGCCTGTTCGGCCGGGCGCAGGTCAAGCGGGTCTAGGGCCATGCTGCGCGCCATCTCCAAAAGCCTGCTGGTCCCGGCAGTGTTCCTCGGCCTGCTGCTGGTGCTGCCGTTCCTGCTCTCCAACGAGTACTACGTGAGCGTGCTCATCCTCTGCTGCATCAACGCGATCATCGCGGCCGGGCTGAACCTGCTGATGGGCTACGCCGGCCAGATATCCCTGGGCCACGCCGCCTTCTACGGCCTGGGCGCCTACGCAACAGCCGTGGCCACGGCCACGTTCGGCCTGCCCATGGAGCTGGGCCTGGTCATCGCCGTGGGCGGCTCCGCCCTGGTGGCGCTGATCATCGGCATCCCCACGCTCAAGCTCACCGGCCACTACCTGGCCATGGCCACCCTGGGCTTCGGTCTCGTGGTCTTCATCTTCTTCAACGAAACCATCTCCCTTACCGGCGGCCCCTCCGGCTTTGTGGGCATCCCGCGGCTCTCACTCTTCGGCGTCACCGTGCAGTCGGACCTGTCCTACTACTACCTGGTGGCCACGGCCCTGGCCCTGGTCATCTTCATCTCGCGCAACCTCATCGACTCCCGCTTCGGCCGCGCGCTCAAGGCCCTGCACACCAGCGAAAAGGCCGCGCAGATAGCCGGGGTGGACATTGCCCGCTACAAGCTCATGGTCTTCGTGCTCTCGGCCGCCTTTGCCGGCCTGGCCGGGTTCCTGTACGCGCACTACCTTACTTTCATCGCGCCTTCGAGCTTCGGCTTCCTCTACTCCGTGGAGCTCCTGACCATGGTGGTGCTGGGCGGCATGGCCACGCTCTGGGGCTCGGTGGTCGGCGCGTTTTTCCTCACTTCCCTGCCCGAGTTCCTGCGCGTGTTCGAGAACATCGAGATCCTGCTCTTCGGCGCCATCCTCGTGGTCTGCATGATGTTCCTGCCCCAGGGCATTGTGGGCGGAATCACAAGCCTGGCCGGCCGGCTCAAATCGCGCAAGGAGGAGAGCGATGGCTGAGACAGTGCTCTCCTGCCGGGATCTGGGCGTGCGCTTCGGCGGTGTGGTAGCGCTGAGCGCCGTGGACTTCGATGTGGCCGCAGGCTCCATCACCGCGGTCATCGGCCCCAACGGCGCCGGCAAGACCACGCTCTTCAACGCCGTCACCGGGCTGGTCACACCGTCCGGCGGCGAAATACGCTTCAATGGAGCACCCATCAACGACCAGGCCCCGCACAAACGCGCCGCAGCCGGTCTGGTGCGGACCTTCCAGAACCTCGAAATTTTCACGAATATGAGCGTGCTGGACAACGTGCTCACCGGCTGCCACCGGACCATCGAGTATGGTTTCCTGGACGCGCTGTTCAAGACGCCGCGCTACACCCGGCAGGAGCGCGAGCACGAGGACACGGCGCGCCGCGCCCTGGAGTTCGTGGGGTACGACGGCCCGCTGGACCGCCCGGCCGGAGACCTGCCCTTTGGCGGGCAACGCGCCCTGGAGCTGGCCCGCGCCATTGCCGCCAGCCCCTCCGTGGTGCTGCTGGACGAGCCGGCCGCCGGCCTGAACATGCGCGAAACCAAGAACCTCGGCCAGCTCATCGCCCGCATGCGCAGCGAGCTTGGCCTGACCATCGCCCTGGTGGAGCACGACATGGACCTGGTCATGTCCGTGAGCGACGAGATCACCGTGCTCTCCTTTGGCCAGGTGCTGGCCACGGGCACGCCGGCCGAAATCCAGCAGGACGAGCGCGTCATCGCCGCCTACCTGGGCGAGGACGATGAGGATGATCTTCCTGAAACCACCCACGAGGAGGCAGGCGCATGAGTAAATCTTCCCTCCTCACCCTGCGCAACGTGGACATCTTCTACGGCCGCATCCACGCCGTGAAGCGCGTCTCCATGCACGTGAATGCCGGCGAGATCGTCGCCCTTATCGGCGGCAACGGCGCCGGCAAGACCAGCCTGCTCACGGCCATCTCCGGCCTGGTGCGGCCCGCGTCCGGCAGTGTTTCCTACGAGGGCAAGGACATCCACAAGGCCCGCGCCGAGCGCATCGTGCGCATGGGCGTCTCCCACGTGCCGGAAGGCCGGCTGGTGTTCGGCCCCATGAGCGTGGCCGACAACCTGGCCCTGGGCGGGTACGTACGAAAGAGCAAGGAAGAAACCCGCCGCGACATCGATCAGATTTACGCCATGTTCCCGGTGCTGGCCGAGCGCCGCCGCCAGTTGGCCGGCACGCTCTCCGGCGGCGAGCAGCAGATGCTCGCCATCGGCCGGGCGCTCATGGCCAAGCCGCGCCTGCTGCTTCTGGACGAGCCGTCCATGGGCCTTGCGCCGCGTATCGCCCGCGACATCTTCAGCCACGTCGTGGAGCTCAAGGAGCGCTTCGGCCTCACTGTGCTGCTGGTGGAGCAGAACGCCAAGAACGCCCTGCGCATCGCCGACCGCGGCTACGTGCTGGAGACCGGCCGCGTGGTGCTCCAGGGACCGGCCGACGACCTCCTGGCCAACCGCGACGTCCAACGCGCCTACCTGGGGCGCGATGTAGCCCGGGAAATGTAAAGGGGTACACGCATGTATTGGCAAAAAGACATCGAATGCATGGACCGCGAGGAGCTGACCCAGCTCCAGCTCGAACGCCTCCAGGCCACCCTCTTCCGCGTCTCCAGAAACGTGCCCCTCTACCGCGCGCGCTTCGAGGAGCACGACATCGACCCCGACTCTTTCCTGAGCGTGGACGACCTGACCCGCATCCCCTTCACCACCAAGGCCGATATCCGCGAGAACTACCCTTACGGCCTCTTTGCCGTGCCTCTGCGCGAGGTGGTCCGGCTGCACTCCTCCTCCGGCACCTCGGGCCGGCCCGTTGTGGTCGGCTACACCAGGAACGACGTGAAGCAGTGGTCCGATCTGGACGCGCGCATCCTCTGCATGGCCGGGCTCGACCAGGACGACGTCCTGCAGATCGCCTTCAGCTACGGCCTGTTCACCGGCGGCTTCGGCCACCACTACGGCGCCGAGCGCCTGGGCGCGTCCGTTATCCCCAGCTCCAGCGGCAACACCAAGAAGCAGCTCGCGATCATGCAGGACTACCGCACCACCGCCCTGGCCTGCACGCCCAGCTACGCCCTGCACCTGGCCGACGTCATGGAGGAGGAAGGCATCAACCCCAACGCCCTGACCCTGCGCTGGGGCCTGTTCGGGGCCGAGGCCTGGTCCGAGAACATGCGCCGGGAGATCGAGTCCCGGCTCAAGATCACAGCCACGGACAACTACGGCCTGTCCGAAATCATGGGGCCCGGCGTTGCCGGCGAGTGTCTGGAGCAAGGCGGCCTGCACGTCAACGAAGACGCCTTCCTTTTCGAGATCGTCAACCCAGACACCGGCGAGCCCGTGCCCGACGGCGAGGTGGGCGAGCTTGTCATCACCACGCTCACCAAGGAAGCCTTCCCCATGGTCCGCTTCCGCACCGGGGACCTCACCCGCCGCATCGTGGAGCCCTGCCCCTGCGGCCGCACCCACCACCGCATCAGCCGCATCCTGGGCCGCGTGGACGACATGATCACCATCAAAGGCGTCAATGTCTTCCCCTCGCAGGTGGAGCAGATCCTCATGGACGCCCAAGGCGCCGTGCCCCGCTTCCAGATCGTGGTGGAACGCGACGCCGGACACCTGGACCGCGCCACCATCCACCTGGAAGTCTCGGAGTCTATCCTCTTCGACCAGATGCGCGAAAGCCAGGAGTTCCTCGCCTCGCTCAAAAAGCGCCTCGCCTCCGAGCTCGGCGTGGGCTTCGAAGTCTCCCTGGTCGGTAAACGCACCCTGCCCCGCGGCGAAGAAAAAATGAAACGCGTCATCGACAAACGATCGTTCTAGGGCTTGATTCCAAAGGCG from Oceanidesulfovibrio marinus includes:
- a CDS encoding ABC transporter ATP-binding protein — its product is MAETVLSCRDLGVRFGGVVALSAVDFDVAAGSITAVIGPNGAGKTTLFNAVTGLVTPSGGEIRFNGAPINDQAPHKRAAAGLVRTFQNLEIFTNMSVLDNVLTGCHRTIEYGFLDALFKTPRYTRQEREHEDTARRALEFVGYDGPLDRPAGDLPFGGQRALELARAIAASPSVVLLDEPAAGLNMRETKNLGQLIARMRSELGLTIALVEHDMDLVMSVSDEITVLSFGQVLATGTPAEIQQDERVIAAYLGEDDEDDLPETTHEEAGA
- a CDS encoding branched-chain amino acid ABC transporter permease — translated: MFSSYLQYLISGLTVGATYGLTGLGFTIIFNTTGIINFAQGEFVMLGGMLAVFLYASGIPLPLALLGAIVATTIVGALMERLTIRPVKGGSSIQLIIITIGVSIVIRGIVMLTLGKDTFALPHFSGETPIALAGASFMPQSVWILAITGLILAALRYFFKRTLFGKAMLACSFDRKAAYLVGVSVERMVLFSFMLSAFVGAVGGIILAPLTLTSYDRGIMLGLKGFAACILGGLGNPFGAAAGGLIIGVLESFGAGLISSGYKDAFAFIVLLLLLFVKPSGLFGRAQVKRV
- a CDS encoding branched-chain amino acid ABC transporter permease gives rise to the protein MLRAISKSLLVPAVFLGLLLVLPFLLSNEYYVSVLILCCINAIIAAGLNLLMGYAGQISLGHAAFYGLGAYATAVATATFGLPMELGLVIAVGGSALVALIIGIPTLKLTGHYLAMATLGFGLVVFIFFNETISLTGGPSGFVGIPRLSLFGVTVQSDLSYYYLVATALALVIFISRNLIDSRFGRALKALHTSEKAAQIAGVDIARYKLMVFVLSAAFAGLAGFLYAHYLTFIAPSSFGFLYSVELLTMVVLGGMATLWGSVVGAFFLTSLPEFLRVFENIEILLFGAILVVCMMFLPQGIVGGITSLAGRLKSRKEESDG
- a CDS encoding ABC transporter ATP-binding protein, giving the protein MSKSSLLTLRNVDIFYGRIHAVKRVSMHVNAGEIVALIGGNGAGKTSLLTAISGLVRPASGSVSYEGKDIHKARAERIVRMGVSHVPEGRLVFGPMSVADNLALGGYVRKSKEETRRDIDQIYAMFPVLAERRRQLAGTLSGGEQQMLAIGRALMAKPRLLLLDEPSMGLAPRIARDIFSHVVELKERFGLTVLLVEQNAKNALRIADRGYVLETGRVVLQGPADDLLANRDVQRAYLGRDVAREM
- a CDS encoding phenylacetate--CoA ligase family protein, yielding MYWQKDIECMDREELTQLQLERLQATLFRVSRNVPLYRARFEEHDIDPDSFLSVDDLTRIPFTTKADIRENYPYGLFAVPLREVVRLHSSSGTSGRPVVVGYTRNDVKQWSDLDARILCMAGLDQDDVLQIAFSYGLFTGGFGHHYGAERLGASVIPSSSGNTKKQLAIMQDYRTTALACTPSYALHLADVMEEEGINPNALTLRWGLFGAEAWSENMRREIESRLKITATDNYGLSEIMGPGVAGECLEQGGLHVNEDAFLFEIVNPDTGEPVPDGEVGELVITTLTKEAFPMVRFRTGDLTRRIVEPCPCGRTHHRISRILGRVDDMITIKGVNVFPSQVEQILMDAQGAVPRFQIVVERDAGHLDRATIHLEVSESILFDQMRESQEFLASLKKRLASELGVGFEVSLVGKRTLPRGEEKMKRVIDKRSF